The genomic interval TCGTAGCCACGGTCAATATGTTCAATACCAGTAATTTCAGTAATACCATTAGCCATGAGACCGGCAACAATCAGTGAGGCTCCTGCACGCAAATCACTCGCTTTCACACGGGCACCCTCGAGCTGTGACGGTCCCGACACAATTGCAGAACCGCCTTCCACCTTAATGGAGGCATTCATTCGCCGCAGTTCATCAATATGTTTTAAACGTGCGGAATAAATGGTATCGGTCACAACACCTGTATTGGCAGCCTTTGTCAGCAGGGTGGTGAATGGTTGCTGCAAGTCAGTCGGAAAACCGGGGTAAACCAATGTTTTAACATCGACACTGCGGAGCGTTTGTTTAGGAGCTATATAAAGCTGCTCATCACCTTCCTCAATTGTCACACCCATTTCGCGAAGTTTTGCAAGAACTGATTCAAGGTGCTGTGGGATAACATTGTCAATGATGACTTCATTACCTTGAGCTGCAGCAGTAATCGCGTATGTCCCGGCCTCTATACGATCCGGAATTATTACATGCTGACATCCGTGCAATGATGAAACCCCTTCAATTCGGATGACATCGGTGCCGACTCCTTTGATATTTGCTCCCATATTTGTCAGGAGCGTCGCCACATCGATGATTTCCGGTTCCTTTGCAGCGTTTTCGATAATGGTTTTACCCTTTGCCTTCACCGCTGCAAGCATAATATTAATGGTTGCTCCGACACTAACCACATCAAGGTAAATTCTGGCACCGTGCAGCTCATTGGCACGAAGGTAGATAGCACCCTGTTCATTGGTAACCTCAGCACCCAATGCCTCAAAACCCTTGATGTGTTGATCAATAGGACGCGGGCCTAAATGACACCCGCCCGGAAGACCGATAACAGCCTGTTTAAATTTACCGAGCATGGCACCCATGAAATAGTACGAGGCACGCAGCTTTTTTACTTTTCCATTCGGAAGCGGCATAGATACCATTCCTGCTGGGTCAATATGTACCGTTTGCCCGTCCCAACTAACCTTACCGCCAATTTCTTCGAGCAAATCACCGAGATTGTAAACATCGGATATATTCGGCAGTCCTTCAATCATTACATCTGAGTCAGCCAGAAGTGCAGCCGGCAACAGCGCAACCGCACTATTTTTCGCTCCATTGACCCTGACTTTTCCATTTAGCAATCGGCCGCCTTCAATCAATATCTTTTGCAATTACGAGCACCTCATTTCTTGACGAACACGTGAGATTTGAGTAGATGTCCCCCGAGTTAGTTGCAGCCTTGTACGCAGTGCCGGATAAGGCTGTCATTGCGGGTTGCATCCACATTTCACCTTATCCTGCACGTTTTTCCCAGTTTTATGCATTTTTATTTACTTTGGAGAGGCAGGAAAATATATGACTTAGGCTGTATTTAGCTGATGTCCAATTAAGCCATGTCCAGCTCCAGCGCCCAGCAACTAGCAAACTTCCCACTCCTCCACTACGATAAGTCAAGTTCATCTAATCTTATTGCGGCTAGTAGGGAAGATCGGCTAAACCCGCCGCGACGCGCGGCAACGCCGACCCACCTGCGACGCGCAGGCGCAGTTTGTACGTTGCTACGACGCACAGGACGTGCTAGTGCAGGCGTTGTCACAGGACGTGACGGTTTTAGCCTGCAAGGGCGCTTACGCTTTTCTTATTGGTTCCAGTCGGCAAGAAATTTTTCGATTCCTTGGTCGGTCAGTGGGTGTTTCACGAGCTGGCCGAACACTTTGTATGGAATGGTGGCAATGTGTGCTCCATTTTTGGCTGCGTCCATCACATGCAATGGGTGTCTGATTGAAGCGGCGATAATTTCTGTGTCAATATCGTGCAAGTCGAATATCTCCCTGATCGCTGCAATCAATTCCATGCCATCATGACCGATATCATCTAGCCTGCCAAGGAAAGGCGACACATAGGATGCACCGGCACGTGCAGCCAAGAGTGCTTGATTAGCATTAAAAATCAAGGTGACATTCGTCTTGATGTTCAGATCACTGAACGCTTTAACAGCTTTTAACCCTTCCAGTGTCATTGGTACTTTCACCGTGATATTCGGTGCGATTTCCGCCAATTCCTTGCCTTCTTTAATCATGCTTTGTGCATCTTCGGAAATGACCTCTGCACTGACAGATCCGGAAACTTCATCCGTAATTTCCTTCAGCCGTTCATGGAAGGAAACACCTTCTTTGGATACAAGACTCGGGTTTGTCGTTACTCCAGCTAAAACACCAAGCTCATTGGCAGACCGAATTTCCTCAATATTAGCGGTATCGACGAAAAATTTCATCGATTAATCCCTCACTTTCAACAAAATATGTATCTTAATCGTTACTCAATCAGGGTTTGAGAGAAGCAATGACAACCACCTGATTAGACGCTCAAGTGTCACGCAACTAAATTTATCTATAGTATAAGAATACCAACAAGAAAGGAAAGTCGCAAGAAGAAAAAGTTGCAGGCACCCGCCCGATTGTTGGGCTGTACCTGCATATGTCCATGGTTACCTTTGGCTACACCATTTTTAGCATTAAAAAACACTGCTAAAACATTGGCGCAGTATCAATTTGCATATGGATTATGTATGAATGCGTAAAAGTATCAGTATGTGATTAT from Lentibacillus cibarius carries:
- the fsa gene encoding fructose-6-phosphate aldolase, with amino-acid sequence MKFFVDTANIEEIRSANELGVLAGVTTNPSLVSKEGVSFHERLKEITDEVSGSVSAEVISEDAQSMIKEGKELAEIAPNITVKVPMTLEGLKAVKAFSDLNIKTNVTLIFNANQALLAARAGASYVSPFLGRLDDIGHDGMELIAAIREIFDLHDIDTEIIAASIRHPLHVMDAAKNGAHIATIPYKVFGQLVKHPLTDQGIEKFLADWNQ
- a CDS encoding UDP-N-acetylglucosamine 1-carboxyvinyltransferase, translating into MQKILIEGGRLLNGKVRVNGAKNSAVALLPAALLADSDVMIEGLPNISDVYNLGDLLEEIGGKVSWDGQTVHIDPAGMVSMPLPNGKVKKLRASYYFMGAMLGKFKQAVIGLPGGCHLGPRPIDQHIKGFEALGAEVTNEQGAIYLRANELHGARIYLDVVSVGATINIMLAAVKAKGKTIIENAAKEPEIIDVATLLTNMGANIKGVGTDVIRIEGVSSLHGCQHVIIPDRIEAGTYAITAAAQGNEVIIDNVIPQHLESVLAKLREMGVTIEEGDEQLYIAPKQTLRSVDVKTLVYPGFPTDLQQPFTTLLTKAANTGVVTDTIYSARLKHIDELRRMNASIKVEGGSAIVSGPSQLEGARVKASDLRAGASLIVAGLMANGITEITGIEHIDRGYEKITDKLNSLGAKVWREEMNEAEIEQFQDS